A stretch of Cupriavidus necator DNA encodes these proteins:
- the ctaD gene encoding cytochrome c oxidase subunit I yields the protein MSTATPDALAHPHDHAHDDHAHDHPHGWRRWLFATNHKDIGTLYLLFSFIMLLSGGLLALLIRLELFEPGLQFFRPELFNQFTTMHGLVMVFGAIMPAFVGFANWMIPLQIGASDMAFARMNNFSFWLMPPAALLLAGSFLVPGGATAAGWTLYAPLSVQMGPGMDMAIFAMHIMGASSIMGSINIIVTILNMRAPGMTLMKMPMFCWTWLITAYLLIAVMPVLAGAITMVLTDRHFGTSFFSAAGGGDPVMYQHIFWFFGHPEVYIMILPAFGIVSQVVPAFARKRLFGYSSMVYATASIAILSFIVWAHHMFTTGMPVTGQLFFMYATMLIAVPTAVKIFNWIATMWRGSMTFETPMLFSIGFIFVFTIGGFTGLMPAVAPIDIQLQDTYFIVAHFHYVLVAGSLFALFAGFYYWGPKWSGFMYNETRGQIHFWGSIIFFNVTFFPMHFLGLAGMPRRYADYPTQFADFNAIASIGALGFGLMQVYFFFFVVLPSYRGGEKAADKPWDGAEGLEWTVPSPAPFHTFEVPPQVR from the coding sequence ATGAGTACTGCTACCCCGGACGCGCTCGCCCATCCGCACGATCATGCGCATGACGACCACGCGCACGACCACCCGCATGGCTGGCGCCGCTGGCTGTTCGCGACCAACCACAAGGACATCGGTACGCTGTACCTGCTGTTCTCGTTCATCATGCTGCTGTCGGGCGGTTTGCTGGCACTGCTGATCCGCCTGGAGCTGTTCGAGCCGGGCCTGCAGTTCTTCCGCCCCGAGCTGTTCAACCAGTTCACCACCATGCACGGTCTGGTGATGGTGTTCGGCGCGATCATGCCGGCCTTCGTCGGCTTCGCCAACTGGATGATCCCGCTGCAGATCGGCGCGTCCGACATGGCGTTCGCGCGCATGAACAACTTCAGCTTCTGGCTGATGCCGCCGGCCGCGCTGCTGCTGGCCGGCTCGTTCCTGGTCCCGGGCGGCGCCACCGCCGCCGGCTGGACCCTGTACGCGCCGCTGTCGGTGCAGATGGGCCCGGGCATGGACATGGCCATCTTCGCGATGCACATCATGGGTGCGTCGTCGATCATGGGCTCGATCAACATCATCGTGACCATCCTCAACATGCGCGCCCCGGGCATGACGCTGATGAAGATGCCGATGTTCTGCTGGACCTGGCTGATCACCGCCTACCTGCTGATCGCCGTGATGCCCGTGCTGGCCGGCGCCATCACCATGGTGCTGACCGACCGCCATTTCGGCACGAGCTTCTTCTCGGCCGCCGGTGGTGGTGACCCGGTGATGTACCAGCACATCTTCTGGTTCTTCGGCCACCCCGAGGTGTACATCATGATCCTGCCGGCGTTCGGGATCGTCTCGCAGGTGGTGCCGGCGTTTGCCCGCAAGCGCCTGTTCGGCTACAGCTCGATGGTGTACGCCACCGCCTCGATCGCCATCCTGTCGTTCATCGTGTGGGCCCACCACATGTTCACGACCGGCATGCCGGTGACCGGCCAGCTGTTCTTCATGTACGCGACCATGCTGATCGCGGTGCCCACCGCCGTGAAGATCTTCAACTGGATCGCCACCATGTGGCGCGGCTCGATGACCTTCGAGACCCCGATGCTGTTCTCGATCGGCTTCATCTTCGTGTTCACCATCGGCGGCTTCACCGGCCTGATGCCGGCCGTGGCCCCGATCGACATCCAGCTGCAGGACACCTACTTCATTGTGGCGCACTTCCACTATGTGCTGGTGGCCGGCTCGCTGTTCGCGCTGTTCGCGGGCTTCTACTACTGGGGTCCGAAGTGGAGCGGTTTCATGTACAACGAAACCCGCGGCCAGATCCACTTCTGGGGGTCGATCATCTTCTTCAACGTGACCTTCTTCCCGATGCACTTCCTGGGCCTGGCCGGCATGCCGCGTCGCTATGCCGACTACCCGACCCAGTTCGCTGACTTCAATGCGATCGCGTCGATCGGTGCGCTGGGCTTCGGCCTGATGCAGGTGTACTTCTTCTTCTTCGTGGTGCTGCCGTCGTACCGCGGTGGCGAGAAGGCCGCCGACAAGCCCTGGGATGGCGCAGAGGGCCTGGAGTGGACCGTGCCGTCGCCGGCGCCGTTCCACACCTTTGAAGTTCCCCCGCAGGTCCGCTAA
- a CDS encoding methyltransferase domain-containing protein: MSLHAADSPDAFLPPARLTRLAFDRRSRGFGQLDFLLGEIGRRMQERMEVIRLAPQRALDIGCGHGQGLAGLRARFPDAQIAGLDISGAMLAEAGQRDPQRRPGWIGRMLGKRPLFDLVQADLATLPFAPASFDLLWSNLALHWHPEPHRVFPEWHRVARDEGLVLFSLFGPDTLKELRAAFAEVDQAPHTLRFVDMHDIGDMLVHSGWSTPVMDMETLTVTYESPATLLREVQAFGGLRGPVGSLPQGLRGRGWYQALAQALERRRNADGVIPLTFEIVYGHAWKLAPRGGQAVDDQGRAVVPLDQIGRARPRRTS, from the coding sequence GTGTCCCTGCATGCCGCTGATTCCCCCGATGCCTTCCTGCCGCCCGCGCGCCTGACCCGGCTCGCCTTCGACCGGCGCAGCCGGGGCTTCGGCCAGCTGGACTTCCTGCTGGGCGAGATCGGCCGCCGCATGCAGGAGCGCATGGAAGTGATCCGCCTGGCGCCGCAGCGCGCGCTGGATATCGGCTGCGGCCACGGCCAGGGCCTGGCCGGGCTGCGCGCGCGCTTCCCGGATGCGCAGATTGCCGGACTGGACATCTCCGGCGCGATGCTGGCCGAGGCCGGCCAGCGCGACCCGCAGCGCCGGCCCGGCTGGATCGGCCGCATGCTGGGCAAGCGGCCGCTCTTTGACCTGGTCCAGGCCGATCTTGCCACACTGCCTTTTGCGCCCGCGAGCTTCGACCTGCTGTGGTCCAACCTGGCGCTGCACTGGCATCCGGAGCCGCACCGCGTGTTCCCGGAGTGGCACCGCGTGGCGCGCGACGAAGGGCTGGTGCTGTTCTCGCTGTTCGGCCCGGACACCCTGAAGGAGCTGCGCGCGGCCTTTGCCGAAGTCGACCAGGCACCCCATACGTTGCGCTTTGTCGACATGCACGATATCGGCGACATGCTGGTGCACAGCGGCTGGTCCACCCCGGTGATGGACATGGAGACGCTGACCGTGACCTACGAGTCCCCCGCCACGCTGCTGCGCGAGGTGCAGGCCTTCGGCGGCCTGCGCGGGCCGGTCGGGTCGCTGCCGCAGGGCCTGCGCGGCCGCGGCTGGTACCAGGCGCTGGCGCAGGCGCTGGAGCGGCGGCGCAACGCCGACGGCGTGATCCCGCTGACCTTCGAGATCGTCTACGGCCACGCCTGGAAGCTGGCCCCGCGTGGCGGCCAGGCGGTCGACGACCAGGGCCGCGCGGTGGTGCCGCTGGACCAGATCGGCCGTGCAAGGCCGCGTCGGACAAGTTAA
- a CDS encoding twin transmembrane helix small protein: protein MRFVIIVAFILIIASLASALFFMMRDRGTTPNMMRSLMLRVGFSMALFLFILFSNWMGWIHSTGIRMAP, encoded by the coding sequence ATGCGCTTTGTCATCATCGTTGCCTTCATCCTGATCATCGCCAGCCTGGCCTCCGCCCTGTTCTTCATGATGCGCGACCGCGGCACGACGCCCAACATGATGCGCTCGCTGATGCTGCGCGTCGGGTTCTCGATGGCGCTGTTCCTGTTCATCCTGTTCTCGAACTGGATGGGCTGGATCCACAGCACGGGCATCCGCATGGCACCCTGA
- the trmL gene encoding tRNA (uridine(34)/cytosine(34)/5-carboxymethylaminomethyluridine(34)-2'-O)-methyltransferase TrmL, protein MFNVVLVEPEIPPNTGNVIRLCANTGAQLHLVKPLGFPLEDARMRRAGLDYHEYATMRVHESWDALMASEQPDPARMFALTTRGSTPFGEVAFRPGDWFVFGSETRGLSPERRDWFPPAQRIRLPMRPDNRSLNLSNTVAVVVFEAWRQNGFEGGS, encoded by the coding sequence ATGTTCAACGTCGTCCTGGTCGAACCGGAAATCCCGCCCAATACCGGCAATGTGATCCGCCTGTGCGCCAACACCGGAGCGCAGCTGCACCTGGTCAAACCCCTGGGTTTTCCGCTGGAAGACGCGCGCATGCGCCGCGCGGGACTGGATTACCACGAGTACGCCACCATGCGCGTGCATGAAAGCTGGGACGCGCTGATGGCCAGCGAGCAGCCCGACCCGGCGCGCATGTTCGCGCTGACCACGCGCGGCTCGACACCGTTCGGCGAGGTGGCGTTCCGCCCCGGGGACTGGTTCGTGTTCGGTTCCGAAACACGCGGGCTATCGCCGGAGCGGCGCGACTGGTTCCCGCCCGCGCAGCGCATCCGGCTGCCGATGCGGCCCGACAACCGCAGCCTGAACCTGTCGAACACGGTCGCCGTGGTGGTGTTCGAGGCGTGGCGCCAGAACGGGTTCGAAGGCGGCAGCTGA
- a CDS encoding SURF1 family protein, with protein MAGQVGARSDGKTHYRTSPLPLAAALVMIAVTCALGNWQLNRAHDKEARAARLQALSAQPPVVLGTAPLPQVVTDRTVRVTGRFDTARTVLLDNRPHGNGSSPGDSRAGFLVLTPLRISAASPAPAGAAGAMQAVLVLRGWLPRDAQDRTRIAPFPTPEGEVTIEGTALAAVPRVYSLGQDAAGSKIRQNLDLAAYAAETGLALHPLVLEQRSDSGDGLARDWAPADLGADRHYGYAFQWFGLAALTVVLVVVLGWRRARRVAAP; from the coding sequence ATGGCGGGGCAGGTCGGGGCCAGGAGCGACGGAAAGACCCATTATCGCACCAGCCCGTTGCCGCTGGCCGCTGCACTGGTGATGATCGCCGTGACCTGCGCGCTGGGCAACTGGCAGCTCAACCGCGCGCACGACAAGGAGGCGCGCGCGGCGCGGCTGCAGGCGCTGTCGGCGCAGCCGCCGGTGGTGCTGGGCACGGCCCCGCTGCCGCAAGTTGTGACCGACCGCACGGTCCGCGTGACCGGGCGCTTTGACACGGCCCGCACCGTCTTGCTGGATAATCGCCCCCACGGCAATGGCAGCAGCCCCGGGGATAGCCGCGCCGGCTTCCTGGTGCTGACGCCGCTGCGGATTTCAGCCGCCTCGCCGGCGCCCGCAGGTGCCGCCGGCGCCATGCAGGCGGTGCTGGTGCTGCGCGGCTGGCTGCCGCGCGATGCCCAGGACCGCACCCGGATTGCGCCGTTCCCCACGCCCGAGGGCGAGGTAACGATCGAAGGCACGGCACTGGCGGCCGTGCCGCGGGTCTATAGCCTGGGCCAGGACGCCGCCGGCAGCAAGATCCGCCAGAACCTGGACCTCGCTGCCTATGCGGCTGAAACCGGCCTGGCGCTGCACCCGCTGGTGCTGGAGCAGCGCAGCGACAGCGGCGATGGCCTGGCGCGCGACTGGGCCCCGGCCGACCTGGGCGCGGACCGGCACTACGGCTATGCCTTCCAGTGGTTCGGGCTGGCCGCGCTGACGGTGGTGCTGGTGGTCGTGCTGGGCTGGCGCCGCGCGCGCCGGGTGGCAGCACCGTAA
- a CDS encoding DUF2970 domain-containing protein, translated as MDEMKDAVKRKMSFGQTMRAVLWSFIGLRKGAEHERDMARLNPVHVVIAGVIAAAIFIAVLVLIVRTVVGQAAG; from the coding sequence ATGGATGAGATGAAGGACGCGGTCAAGCGCAAGATGTCGTTCGGGCAGACCATGCGCGCGGTGCTGTGGTCGTTCATCGGCCTGCGCAAAGGCGCCGAGCACGAGCGCGACATGGCCCGGCTGAACCCGGTGCATGTGGTGATCGCCGGAGTGATCGCGGCGGCCATCTTCATCGCGGTGCTGGTGCTCATCGTGCGCACCGTGGTGGGGCAGGCAGCGGGATAG
- a CDS encoding ComF family protein — MQGHGQTGQQENQEPARGQIQDQARAPDECGRRARWAAAGRQVYARAALAAGAAGKALAGAAELLLPSACALCGAVQRQVVCAPCAADLLRPVRRCPACALAQGRHFHCPACAASPPAYDQAHTLGDYASPQDQLVLALKFGHALPLAGWLAARLAAGLQGAWARQPAPDLLAPIPLSPQRLAARGFNQAWEIARPLARHLGLRADPVLLQRQRDTGSQRALDLAARQVNLRGAFRLARAARLDGMHVALVDDVMTSGATLHEAAGVLKAHGAARVSVIVALRTP, encoded by the coding sequence ATGCAGGGACACGGGCAGACAGGGCAGCAAGAAAACCAGGAACCGGCGCGGGGACAGATACAGGATCAGGCCCGAGCGCCGGATGAATGCGGCCGCCGCGCCCGATGGGCCGCGGCCGGACGGCAAGTATACGCGCGCGCCGCGCTGGCTGCCGGCGCCGCCGGCAAGGCGCTGGCCGGCGCCGCCGAACTGCTGCTGCCAAGCGCCTGCGCGCTGTGCGGCGCGGTGCAGCGGCAGGTGGTCTGCGCGCCCTGTGCCGCCGACTTGCTGCGCCCGGTGCGGCGCTGCCCCGCCTGCGCGCTGGCGCAGGGGCGCCACTTCCACTGCCCGGCCTGCGCGGCATCGCCCCCGGCCTACGACCAAGCCCACACGCTGGGCGACTACGCTTCGCCGCAGGACCAGCTGGTGCTGGCGCTCAAGTTCGGCCACGCCCTGCCGCTGGCGGGTTGGCTCGCGGCCAGGCTGGCCGCGGGACTGCAGGGGGCCTGGGCCCGACAGCCCGCGCCCGACCTGCTGGCGCCGATCCCGCTGTCGCCACAGCGGCTGGCCGCGCGCGGCTTCAACCAGGCCTGGGAAATCGCGCGGCCGCTGGCGCGCCACCTGGGCCTGCGCGCCGACCCGGTGCTGCTGCAGCGCCAGCGCGACACCGGCAGCCAGCGTGCGCTGGACCTGGCCGCCCGTCAGGTGAACCTGCGCGGCGCCTTCAGGCTGGCGCGCGCCGCGCGGCTGGACGGCATGCACGTGGCGCTGGTAGACGATGTGATGACCTCCGGCGCCACCCTGCACGAGGCCGCCGGCGTGCTCAAGGCGCATGGCGCGGCTCGCGTCAGCGTGATCGTCGCGCTGCGCACGCCGTAG
- a CDS encoding COX15/CtaA family protein — protein MLLQLAIIGILIALFPLSYVLVKGDRNKYRKLAWITAFLTLDLIMFGSFTRLTDSGLGCPDWPGCYGHSNPHAAMEPIRAAETALPSGPVTLAKAWIEMIHRYFAMAVGVLIITLMVLAWVKRRELKQSPWFATGVLLLVCVQGAFGAFTVTLKLQPIIVVTHLMLGMVLLAVLIQLGSRNDPPHPVAARAARLRWPVRIGLLLLVIQIFLGGWVSTNYAVLACTDFPLCNGQLVPEMDFRHGFTLWRQLGMTADGDYIPHAALVAIHWVHRGFAFVVLGYLAWLGLRARRLEGLARAAGWLLATLVLQLATGMSNIVFDWPLVAAVAHNGGAALLLLLLVRLHYNTGLAGLTMRAAGAPAAVPNAARAT, from the coding sequence ATGCTGCTGCAACTGGCCATCATCGGCATCCTGATCGCGCTGTTCCCGCTGTCCTACGTGCTGGTGAAGGGGGACCGCAACAAATACCGCAAGCTCGCCTGGATCACGGCGTTCCTGACGCTGGACCTGATCATGTTCGGCAGCTTCACGCGCCTGACCGACTCCGGCCTGGGCTGCCCCGACTGGCCCGGCTGCTACGGGCACTCCAACCCGCACGCCGCGATGGAGCCGATCCGCGCGGCCGAGACCGCGCTGCCCAGCGGCCCGGTGACGCTGGCCAAGGCGTGGATCGAGATGATCCACCGCTACTTCGCCATGGCGGTCGGGGTGCTGATCATCACGCTGATGGTGCTGGCGTGGGTCAAGCGGCGCGAGCTGAAGCAGTCGCCGTGGTTCGCCACCGGGGTGCTGCTGCTGGTGTGCGTGCAGGGTGCGTTCGGCGCTTTCACCGTGACCCTGAAGCTGCAGCCGATCATTGTGGTCACGCACCTGATGCTGGGCATGGTTTTGCTGGCCGTGCTGATCCAGCTGGGCTCGCGCAACGATCCGCCGCACCCGGTCGCGGCGCGGGCCGCGCGGCTGCGCTGGCCGGTGCGCATCGGCCTGCTGCTGCTGGTGATCCAGATCTTCCTGGGGGGCTGGGTCAGCACCAACTACGCGGTGCTGGCCTGCACCGACTTCCCGCTGTGCAATGGCCAGCTGGTGCCCGAGATGGATTTCCGCCACGGCTTCACCCTGTGGCGCCAGCTGGGCATGACCGCCGATGGCGACTACATCCCGCACGCGGCGCTGGTGGCGATCCACTGGGTGCACCGCGGCTTTGCCTTTGTCGTGCTGGGCTACCTGGCGTGGCTTGGCCTGCGCGCGCGCAGGCTTGAAGGGCTCGCGCGCGCGGCCGGCTGGCTGCTGGCCACGCTGGTGCTGCAACTGGCCACCGGGATGTCCAATATCGTGTTCGACTGGCCGCTGGTGGCCGCGGTTGCGCACAACGGCGGCGCGGCGCTGCTCCTGCTGCTGCTGGTCCGCCTCCACTACAATACAGGGCTCGCAGGGCTCACCATGCGGGCCGCCGGCGCCCCCGCTGCCGTGCCGAACGCCGCCCGCGCCACATGA
- a CDS encoding SCO family protein, whose amino-acid sequence MAQQDSAPAAAASPPDTRIDARTRRGRLQMLMLLLVCASPVIASYFTYYVIKPRGGATNYGALVDPQRPMPPVRVTDEQGRAVPLEQFRGKWLLVTTDPSACDEACAKKLFTIRQIRAGQGQDRERIVPVWLVTDDGKIDERLNAAYNEPYAGVRFLRIDRQAAQQWLPAEPGKRAEDTLFLVDPLGNLMMRFPQDPDPKKMSGDLKKLLKVSRIG is encoded by the coding sequence ATGGCACAGCAAGACTCCGCCCCGGCCGCCGCGGCCTCGCCGCCGGATACCCGCATCGATGCGCGCACGCGCCGTGGCCGCCTGCAGATGCTGATGCTGTTGCTGGTGTGCGCGTCGCCGGTGATCGCCTCTTACTTCACCTATTACGTCATCAAGCCGCGTGGCGGCGCCACCAACTACGGCGCGCTGGTCGACCCGCAGCGGCCGATGCCGCCGGTGCGCGTCACCGATGAGCAGGGCCGGGCCGTGCCGCTGGAGCAGTTCCGCGGCAAGTGGCTGCTGGTGACCACCGACCCGTCCGCCTGCGACGAGGCCTGCGCGAAGAAGCTCTTCACCATCCGCCAGATCCGCGCCGGGCAGGGCCAGGACCGCGAACGCATCGTGCCGGTGTGGCTGGTGACCGACGACGGCAAGATCGACGAGCGCCTGAACGCCGCCTACAACGAGCCCTACGCGGGTGTGCGCTTCCTGCGCATCGACCGCCAGGCCGCGCAGCAGTGGCTGCCGGCCGAACCCGGCAAGCGCGCCGAGGACACCCTGTTCCTGGTCGACCCGCTGGGCAACCTGATGATGCGTTTCCCGCAGGATCCGGACCCCAAGAAGATGAGCGGCGACCTGAAGAAGCTGCTCAAGGTCTCGCGCATCGGCTAA
- a CDS encoding cytochrome c oxidase assembly protein yields MSIDQQAGREADKRFNRGMMLRLVVIVAVMFGFGYALVPLYKKICEITGINVITTRELHGAVKNTQVDKSRTITVEFDSNARGPFAFRPVKNSMEVHPGEMATIVYEVANGQPRDISAQAIPSYAPKQATQYFMKLECFCFKQQTLKAKEAREMPVVFVIDPALPKDVKNITLSYTFFEVGAPVAQAPEGQLAPQPATAGKGI; encoded by the coding sequence ATGAGCATCGACCAGCAGGCTGGCAGGGAAGCGGACAAGCGGTTCAACCGCGGCATGATGCTGCGCCTGGTCGTGATCGTGGCCGTGATGTTCGGCTTCGGCTATGCGCTGGTGCCGCTGTACAAGAAGATCTGCGAGATCACCGGCATCAACGTGATCACCACGCGCGAGCTGCACGGCGCGGTGAAGAACACGCAGGTCGACAAGAGCCGCACCATCACGGTGGAGTTCGACTCCAACGCGCGCGGGCCCTTCGCCTTCCGGCCGGTGAAGAACAGCATGGAAGTGCATCCGGGCGAGATGGCGACGATCGTCTACGAGGTGGCCAACGGACAGCCGCGCGATATTTCGGCGCAGGCCATCCCGAGCTACGCGCCCAAGCAGGCGACCCAGTATTTCATGAAGCTGGAGTGCTTCTGCTTCAAGCAGCAGACGCTCAAGGCGAAAGAGGCGCGCGAGATGCCGGTGGTGTTCGTGATCGATCCCGCGCTGCCCAAGGATGTGAAGAATATTACGCTGTCGTACACCTTCTTCGAGGTGGGTGCGCCGGTGGCGCAGGCGCCCGAGGGCCAGCTGGCGCCGCAGCCGGCAACGGCCGGCAAGGGCATCTGA
- a CDS encoding cytochrome oxidase small assembly protein, with the protein MQSPDKSPSRPDQKAANRRLGLILLSIVVVFFLGFFAKMMFLG; encoded by the coding sequence ATGCAGTCTCCAGACAAAAGCCCATCACGCCCGGACCAGAAGGCCGCCAACCGGCGCCTTGGCCTGATCCTGCTGTCGATCGTGGTGGTTTTCTTTCTGGGGTTCTTCGCCAAGATGATGTTTCTTGGCTGA
- the coxB gene encoding cytochrome c oxidase subunit II, translating to MKMWKKASAVCLAGASLLASQAASAVSDMPGGPAVRQLNLTEPVTKIAEQIHWLNWMMLIMCTVIFVAVFSVMFYSVFKHRKAKGAKPAAFHESITVEVIWTIVPFIIVIAMALPATKTVVAMKDTTNSDITIKATGYQWKWGYDYLKGEGEGISFVSTLTTPREQINNEQPKSNTYLMEVDNELVVPVNKKIRIVTTANDVIHAWMIPAFGVKQDAIPGFVRDTWFKAEKIGVYRGQCAELCGKEHAFMPIVVRVVSDADYTKWVDGKKKELAAKADDPNKTWTLDESKVRGEKVYAANCAVCHQPNGKGGGAFPALDGSKLVNGPKAGQMHIMLEGKAAMPSWKQLSDTELAAVMTYTRNAWSNKTGEVVQPSDFVGARAGKFPEGGGAAGGAAPKAEAKPADKADKQASLAGNRVAG from the coding sequence ATGAAAATGTGGAAGAAGGCATCCGCAGTTTGTCTGGCCGGCGCGTCCCTGCTTGCCAGCCAGGCGGCGTCCGCGGTCAGCGACATGCCGGGCGGCCCCGCCGTGCGCCAGCTCAACCTGACCGAGCCGGTTACCAAGATCGCCGAACAGATTCACTGGCTGAACTGGATGATGTTGATCATGTGCACGGTGATCTTCGTCGCGGTATTCAGCGTGATGTTTTATTCCGTCTTCAAGCACCGCAAGGCCAAGGGTGCCAAGCCGGCTGCCTTCCACGAGAGCATCACGGTCGAAGTGATCTGGACCATCGTCCCGTTCATCATCGTGATTGCGATGGCCCTGCCGGCCACCAAGACCGTGGTGGCGATGAAGGACACCACCAACTCCGACATCACCATCAAGGCCACCGGCTACCAGTGGAAGTGGGGCTATGACTACCTGAAGGGCGAAGGCGAAGGCATCTCCTTCGTGTCGACCCTGACCACCCCGCGCGAGCAGATCAACAACGAGCAGCCCAAGTCGAATACCTACCTGATGGAGGTGGACAACGAGCTGGTCGTGCCGGTCAACAAGAAGATCCGCATCGTCACCACCGCCAACGACGTGATCCACGCCTGGATGATCCCGGCCTTCGGCGTCAAGCAGGATGCGATCCCCGGCTTCGTGCGCGACACCTGGTTCAAGGCCGAGAAGATCGGCGTGTACCGCGGCCAGTGCGCCGAGCTGTGCGGCAAGGAGCACGCCTTCATGCCGATCGTGGTGCGCGTGGTCTCGGACGCCGACTACACCAAGTGGGTCGACGGCAAGAAGAAGGAGCTGGCGGCCAAGGCCGACGATCCCAACAAGACCTGGACGCTGGACGAGTCGAAGGTGCGTGGCGAGAAGGTCTACGCCGCCAACTGCGCGGTCTGCCACCAGCCCAACGGCAAGGGCGGCGGCGCCTTCCCGGCGCTGGACGGCTCCAAGCTGGTCAATGGCCCCAAGGCCGGCCAGATGCACATCATGCTGGAAGGCAAGGCTGCCATGCCGTCGTGGAAGCAGCTCTCGGACACCGAGCTGGCCGCGGTCATGACCTATACGCGCAACGCCTGGAGCAACAAGACGGGTGAAGTGGTCCAGCCGAGCGACTTCGTGGGCGCCCGTGCGGGCAAGTTCCCCGAGGGCGGCGGCGCGGCAGGCGGCGCAGCGCCGAAGGCCGAAGCCAAGCCGGCCGACAAGGCTGACAAGCAGGCCAGCCTCGCGGGCAACCGCGTCGCGGGCTGA
- a CDS encoding DUF2244 domain-containing protein — MQDLGIAFQTAGGDSGGNLDGPPPAPHDWLMKRNCSLSPRQVGWFYLSILTVSLAIALFFAWQGSWLVLPFASIELIGLGIALLVYARHATDYERVSITDGTLVVETASAGRVTRQEFNPRWVRIELGESFRALVTLRSGGREVQVGCHVDPYRRRKFAQELAAALRRL; from the coding sequence ATGCAAGACTTGGGTATCGCATTCCAGACGGCAGGTGGTGACTCCGGCGGAAATCTCGACGGACCTCCCCCCGCGCCCCACGACTGGCTGATGAAGCGGAATTGCTCGCTGAGTCCACGCCAGGTCGGCTGGTTTTACCTCTCGATCCTCACGGTTTCGCTTGCCATCGCGTTGTTTTTTGCGTGGCAAGGGTCCTGGCTCGTACTGCCGTTCGCGAGCATCGAGCTGATCGGGCTGGGCATCGCACTGCTGGTGTATGCGCGCCATGCGACAGACTATGAGCGCGTCAGCATCACCGACGGCACGCTGGTCGTGGAGACAGCCAGCGCCGGACGGGTGACGCGTCAGGAATTCAATCCGCGCTGGGTGCGGATCGAACTGGGTGAATCGTTCCGCGCGCTGGTGACGCTGCGCTCGGGCGGGCGTGAGGTACAGGTGGGGTGTCACGTGGACCCGTACCGGCGACGCAAGTTCGCGCAGGAGCTCGCAGCGGCCTTGCGCCGCCTCTGA
- a CDS encoding cytochrome c oxidase subunit 3 — MSANRANAPYYFVPGPSRHPITASFGLLMTGAGAAGWVNGQPWAPYLCGLGLLWFLFVLKSWFGDAISESEGGMYGKNIDLSFRWSMGWFIFSEVMFFAAFFGALFYARTIAMPWLGDLNNKILWPDFAAVWPNTGPAGVVESFQTMGPWPIPTINTALLLMSGLTLTWAHHALLAGKRSQLIQGLSLTILLGAVFMCFQVYEYMHAYSELNLKLTSGIYGSTFFLLTGFHGFHVTMGAIMLAVVLVRVLKGHFTPDHHFAFEGAAWYWHFVDVVWLFLYVVVYWL, encoded by the coding sequence ATGAGTGCGAATCGCGCAAACGCTCCGTACTACTTCGTACCGGGCCCGTCGCGCCACCCGATCACGGCAAGCTTCGGCCTGCTGATGACGGGCGCGGGTGCCGCCGGTTGGGTAAACGGGCAGCCCTGGGCGCCGTACCTGTGCGGCCTCGGCCTGCTGTGGTTCCTGTTCGTGCTCAAGAGCTGGTTTGGCGACGCCATCAGCGAGTCCGAAGGCGGCATGTACGGCAAGAACATCGACCTGTCGTTCCGCTGGTCGATGGGCTGGTTCATCTTCTCGGAGGTGATGTTCTTCGCGGCCTTCTTCGGCGCGCTGTTCTATGCCCGCACCATCGCCATGCCGTGGCTGGGCGACCTGAACAACAAGATCCTGTGGCCCGACTTTGCCGCGGTATGGCCCAACACCGGCCCGGCCGGCGTGGTGGAAAGCTTCCAGACCATGGGTCCGTGGCCAATCCCGACCATCAACACCGCGCTGCTGCTGATGTCCGGCCTGACGCTGACCTGGGCGCACCACGCGCTGCTGGCCGGCAAGCGCAGCCAGCTGATTCAGGGCCTGTCGCTGACCATCCTGCTGGGCGCGGTCTTCATGTGCTTCCAGGTGTACGAGTACATGCACGCCTACTCGGAACTGAACCTGAAGCTGACCTCGGGCATCTACGGCTCGACCTTCTTCCTGCTGACCGGCTTCCACGGCTTCCACGTGACCATGGGCGCGATCATGCTGGCCGTGGTGCTGGTCCGCGTGCTGAAGGGCCACTTCACGCCTGACCACCACTTTGCATTCGAAGGCGCCGCCTGGTACTGGCACTTCGTTGACGTGGTGTGGCTGTTCCTCTACGTCGTGGTGTACTGGCTGTAA